The DNA sequence CAAAGGCAGAGAATGGCTTAACTGAACTTACATGAACACATTATAaggaatttgttattttatttttatacagcCTTTTAGACCAGAAATGAACATAAATCCTTGCTCTTTATTGATTTTGGCTGTTCAATTAAACATACATGTCATTTGCTCAACGTATTCATTTTCTCCTCATTTTTATTTCACGTTTTATAATCTATGTTTAGCAGGGGAATCCTCTTGTAACTTTTAGGGCACCGCCTGCCTTTTCTGCCAATGCTCTCGAATGCAGGTTCATATATTTAGAAACATACTTTTCTTTTATGCGCACTAGTTATAGTTTCATAATTCTGACTCTGTTCATCATTATTGTGGGCACCACCAGATCATGGCAAGCAAGTATAACTACAGATTCCATTAAGCGCATTTGCTCAAATATGTTTGTAGGGGCTCATGCTGATAGGATACTTACTGCaggtattatttatttatgaagtTACGAAAGTTACAAGGATTATTTCTTTGCTCAAATGAATTGGTAACTATTTGCAGGAAGAACGAATTAGTTATTTGtttatattatattgttttgTCCTCTTCTTCCACGTCTTTCCGTTTTTTTTCGCACTTTTTATTCAgtacttttgttttctaaacTAAAAGTTAGTTCAACAAAATATTGAACAAATGTTTATCCAAAGTTGCCAAACTAAGTACAAACGGGAACCTCGAATTTGTTCTTCTAGTCAATAGTTTCACTTCAGTGATGCCAGATAAACCAAATGTAGGGGAAGTGGTTCCAGATGACCATTTGAATGATTATGGAGTAAACATAGTCAATACAAAGTTTCCCAAAACTGCAAATGTCAATGGACAAGAAGGGATGGTGTTATCTCCTACAGCAGAGGCGTTAAAATGTGATGAGAAAGTTACCATGTTGAGAGAAGCTACTGCGTCCTTTGATGGAAATCATAAGCGGATCCCTAATGCAAAGCCCTATATGGAGCAGGAAAGGATTATCTTGACAAACTTCCGGGATTTTCTTAAGAAGATTATCTCTGTGAACACTAATTGTAAGATTTTATTTGAGTTACAACATTAACGGTATTGCTTCCTTTATTTTTGTCAACTCTATAAACCCTCCTCTTTCTCTATGCTTTACTGCATATCTCTTTTAAATCCTTATCTTTATAATTTTTCCTGTTCATTCAAAAATGCCAATCAAACAACACTTCACAAATTCTTGATCGAGCTCCATTTTTATTGCAGCAACTGGAACTTCTACAGGGATTCAATGTGACCATGTAGGTACTTGAATCTAAAAATTACAAGGTTCCTGTGTAAGAAAGAGTAAATCTCCAATTTGATAGCAATGAATGGATTGCTGATTATTGATTGCATTTGTTCGTGCACACTTTCTCAAGAAAATCAATAATTAAGAACCTAAGCCACGATATGAAGAAAATTCTTGGAAAGAACGGGTCAAATTGGGAGAGGACAAACCCGAATATGTCGGAGTTTGACATCATGATGGGTCTTCCGGTCTCACTGTTGCTGCATCAAGATGTAAAATTCCATCAACAATAACTTCATTTCTTTCCTCTATGTGCATGGTACATTCACTATCTTCTCATAATCGTTGTTGTATAAATACATTTTCATTCCTCTCTAATTCGCGCTTGAAAGCTTCCCCTATTAAATGGATGGCATAGCAAAGAACTATATGCAAGAATGTTTTTGACTGTGGCACACTCTGCTATCCATTATTAAAGACAGATCATCTAAGCTAGCTTTGCTTCAAGCCTTCAACATTTCCTTCTTTTACATTCACCAATAATCACCACAAGAACACAGTCCATCTTTAAAGTGATGGTAACGATTGACATCTCTGATTATGAGTTCTCTCTTTGTAATTTTTGAGATGAACTTGATTGCAACATGGCAGTCTTCACAAACCCGGAGATTCTTCGTTATCAAAAGCCTAGTTCCAAACTGTGTACTAATTAAGCCAAATGCAATTGCCAACCTCTCGCTGTGACTACAAACCATGCTAGTCTTCTCGTCATCTTCCACGTCATGGAAGACTGAACCGGTGCTAGCAACATATCCGGCTTCTGCCATTAATCCTTCTAGCCTCTTTAGCTCCTTGTATACTGCATCGGAATTAGGATGTGAAGTATCTCCAGAAAGGAAAGCATGGACTTTGTTTTTCACTTCAATCCAGCTACAAGCAGTGCTTTTCTTAATTCCATTATCAATCATTAACTTTCTCAGTCTCGCAACTCCTTCCCAGTTTCCTGCTTGAGCATACATGTTTGATAAGATCACGTAATTTCCGGCATCATTAGGTTCAAGCTCCACCAATTTCTCAACTGCCAGCTCAGCAAGCTCAATATTTCCATGAATTTTACAAGAATTCAACAGAGCACCCCACACACCAGAATCTGGTACCACTTTCATTTCCATTATGAGATTATAAGCCTTGTCGAATTGCCCACAATGCCCAAGGAGATCAACCATACATGTGTAATGCTGAACTGTTGGTTCAATATGGTATTCTCTTACCATTAAATTGAAAAACCTCCATCCTTCATCGAGCAAACCCCCATGGCTACAAGCTCCAAGGACTCCAACAAAGGTTATATGATCAGGCACAACTTCTCTTCTCATCTTCTCAAACAAATCCAAAGATTCAGCTGCATAACCATGCATTGCATACCCAGTAATCATAGCATTCCACGAGACAACTCTTTTTTTCTCCCCAAGTTGCTCAAACAAAGTCCTGGCAACCTTCACTAAACCACTCTTGGCATACATATCTACCAATGAAGTCTTCACCTTGTCATTTGATTCGAATCCATGTCTCCAACCAAACCCGTGAAGCTCTTTTCCTACAAGAAGATCTGCAATATCAGCCGAAGCTGATACAACAGTCACAAGAGTTGCCTCAGTCGGCTTTAAGCCGGTCAGAGCCATTTGACTGCATAGAGCAAGTGCTTCATCTGGCTGCCCATTTTGCGAGTAAGCCGCAAGCATAGAATTCCACAGCACAACATCTCTTGCTTCAATCATGTCAAACACTTGCCGAGCATTTCCCGGACAACCACACTTCgcatacatatcaattaatgcCGCGCCAACAAACACATCCTTTTCACAATTTGAATGTATTACACGGTCATGGATTTTCCTCCCTTCTTCAATAGCAGAAAGCGCAGAACAAGCTTTAAGTACGAATGGGAAAGTGTATCTATCCGGAATTAGCCCATACTCAAACATTTGATGATATAATGAAACAGCCATCTCATAAGGGCCATTCCAAGCGTAACCCCTAATAAGAACATTCCATAGAAATAAGTTATTCCTTTTGGGAATTTTATCAAACAGTTGGTGGGCGTCGCGTACAGATTCGCAAACGCAGTAGAGATTGACCAGTTTAGTAGCTAAATAAGTATTAAATCCAATACCCATTTGGAATAATCGAGCGTGGAGCTGTTTTCCAGGGTTGATTGCTTTTCTAGCGACACAAGATTGGAGGAGAGAGGCGTAGTAGGAAGCAGGTGAGCGATGGAACTGTTGTCCTTCATGGAGTTTGACATTGTCGTTTTGACGATGATGATGCACAGTAGATATGGTGGGAGTGAGGTTGATAAGAGAAGAATCAGCAAACTGAGATTCAGAAGATAAAGATGCTCTCCTTAACTTTGATATGGAGGAAAGTGGCATTTGGGATTTCAAAGAAGGCGAGGAAAAAAAAGTAATCGAAGAAGAAGCATGAGGAAGCCCAAGCTCATACACTAATCTCAACTCAGTTAATAAGTGCCGATCAATGACGGCTACCGCCGGAGTACTATGCTTCTCTCCGGACTTTCTGAACGTTTCTCTTTGACATTTGGGAGTTATGTTGTtcaaataaggaaaaaaattggattaaaaaatattaaaaaagaaagggtaaatattattttggattaTGTTTTAACAAAGGTTACtaattaaaacttttgttttGTCAAAAATTACTAATGACAAATTAgacctgtattttttaaaattattcaaataagatttttaactgattttttgtcaaaataaaacttaataataatctgatttagagatgttatgataaaactggttatattttttgtatctattcgtgttaaaaattatcttaaagttggttatattaaaaaaataaaattgttaaaaattaagttcGGGTCCTATATTtatcattttgaaaaatatagtcaattttgtcatttaacaaaacagaaggtccaattagtaatttttgcaaaatatatagtccaaaatagtatttacccacaaaaacaataataagaagaatgagttattaaaaattaaaaataaataaatatttttttagaaacaaGAATATCATTTCATTGTTCAATAACTCCATCAACCATAATTCCTTTCAAGAATATCATTTCATTTGCTAAATTGTGTTGGAGTAAGGCTGAGATTGATATGTTTCAGAGGTGCTTCACTGAAGTTTTCTTATTTGTATGTTTGGTGGCCTGTGTTGGGTGCTTTAGAAGGCCGTTAATGAGCTTTTGTTTGGCAAAGGAAAAGCTCTAGAGTGGAAGATATGTATTATTCAGCAAGACTAACTATTGATCAATGAAGAAATGCTCAAAATTCTGAAGTTGGAACCCCTATAATTGTTGGTGTTCCAAGAGATGGTGTTAAGCTTTGGTGAAGCGAAGCCTAGTGCTAATGGGATCAAAACGAATATTGATGCAGCTATTTTCAACCATGAAGTAGGCAAGTTTGGAGAGGGATTTGTGACCAGGAAACATCGAGCTTAAGGCAGGGAGAGTGGCTCCTGAAATGGCAGAGGCAATTGGTTTGAGTGTGGTGCAGTCTATCAGATCTTCAGTTTCTTTACATGTTTAAGGGCATCGTTGTCGTTTTTGTTAAACGGTCTGCAAATAAGTTGGGTTATGCACTTGCAAGTGTCTCATGTTTATACTCGGATTGTACTTTTGGAAGATAAGATTTTGCCTATTCTTTTAGGGGATTGCTCTCAGTAATGAAAATGCTAACAATGGCCAACATAAGCACAttcccaaaagaaaaaaaaaacgaaacaaAAAATTGACCAAATTCACAtctacaaattttaaaaacGTTTTAAATATTCTTTACAGAGTAAAACACAGTAAAAACGGCTTAAAAATAATACACAGAATATAGTTCTTATGAGTTCATGCCTAATGGTACAACAAGAGACTTGCATTGAATGACAATGGTGATACTGATTTGACCACCACCCCAATTCAGCAACAACCCAATAAGAACCTCaattttgtaaataaatacaCTCATAATAAACATTGCCAAACCCTTACCATTTGACTGCACATTTCATTTGCCCAAAATGTCTGATACTGTTTTGTCAACAATTTGGAAAAGCTCTTCCCtataagaaagagaaaaaagtcATTGCAGAGTACACAAAAAAAGGTCACTACAAAATCATATTCCTTGTAAGAAAGAGAAGctgctttgttttgttttgtataaTTTCTAAGTGTTTTTCACCAGTAAACAATGGTCATACAATTGGCTTAATCTTATACAAAAACAAACCATATTTCACtggtttatatttattatgataaTACGCTGCTAAGATTTTTACTTGGTATTGCATTACATTAGTTGATTTTTTCTGGTATTTATTAAAACTTAAATTCTCCATTATTCAAAGAGTCAGATTAATGACCCACTAAAGGATTCAAGGAATAGTAGTCATAAGGTGAAATTTACTTACCTATCAGGTTTGAACAAGAGGTAACGGTAGATAAACCACTGAAAATAAGCAGAGAGGTTCTTATCAACTTTtgaatgtaaatatatattagaCAAAGTAAGAACTTGACATGATAGAAGAAGAATAACTATGTATGTATCATGATACTTACTGAAGAAAATAGAATGCCCACAACTTCAAATACGCTTGGGATTACAGGAAGCTTGTCAATGGCCTAGTCAGTAATTGGAAACAAGATTAGGGAGGAGGGAGACAATCTCATAAGTCACACTATATATGATTAGCATCTCGAAGAAACATAGAGTTTGAGCATGTCAAGCTCCACTCTGAAAGCCGAAAAGGATATAATTTCCAGTCTCTTAATTCCTTCCTATCAGCAATGCTAattcattttcttcaagaatgtAGAAGAGAAAGAGTTAAGGAAATTACCGAAACCAGGTTAATTGATGTCCATAGAGCTGCTATAGCTGCAAACCCTAATCCAAATAGAGCTGGTCGGTCTTCAGAGTTAGCCCACTgtttaaaatcataaaataaaccCAATTCAAAAAATGGTGAGACATGAAAGCACAAACTTTCTTGAAGCTACTTTTAACATTTAACTACAAACAAGTTTCTTCACTATCTACAAGAATCCTTGTAAGCCAAGTTGAAAATAACTCACTATAAGCAAATGTGATAGAGAACTTACTAAGTTTTGAACTGATTTATTAACGGTTAGGGAGGTTGATGACTCAGAGTTATCCCCAGCAGCCTTTACAGCAACAGAACCACGGTTTTGTCTCACTGCAATATACAAAAATCAATGGACAGAAATGATTGGTTTATACATAATGATACCCACGGCCACCCATTTCTACATAATCATAAACCTTTCCCTTCTATTGTAAAAATCATGAGAAAAGCATTCTACTAAATAAAATACTAGTGTTCTTTTCTCTCAAAATGTTCTTAATTTTCATAAAGAGATTTCTAAAGTAGTGATAGTGTGCATTATGAGTCATACCCGAGTTACTACTGTTATAAGTTAAGAATTACTCAGATATAAAGATAATTGAGCAATCTATCTTTTATAATCATAAGTCACTCAATGGGATTGTAAGTCGTGCAAATTTTTGTGAGAACATTGCTTTAGTTATTTTTATAACTAACTTCCAAGTTCAAGTTCATGAGTGTCAAGCTCTCAAATAATTCCAAATTCATGTTTCAGAAACTAACTTCCAATGGACTTCACATTGAGTAAAGCCCTAATCTTGTTGGCAAATCCAACAAACCTAAATTAATTGTTCTCACTAACATTGAATAAAGTTCACTTTTTATTGATCAAAATACTAATAAACAAAGTTTTGggtatcttcttcttcttcattttcttaTTTTCCCCAAATTACTATTCTGTTTGAATCAAATCATCCCAATTTTCCACAATCTTATGCAAATATATAACTTCAGCTCCGAGAAGAGCAATCTTTCCCTATAATGATATAACCCACATCTTATAGTTATGAAGAAAAACTACCAATTTTAGTCCAATTAAACTTTGAGAAAAACGAAACtgaaataaaatctaaaacttgGGTTAAACCACTGTAAGGCTTACCTTGAAAGGAAGAAAGTGGAAGCTTTGAGAAAGCTGTTAAGAGGGTTTTACTGGTTTTGATCAATAATGGTGGAGGCAAGCTTGCAACAATGGAAGCCATGTCTACCTGTGAGAAAATTTAAGATAGTAATGCCAAAAGtgttttctttatatttatatatatttattatgtgaAGAGAAATGTGTAATCTAATTGGTTATTGGAGGATGAGGGAAATTATGGATAAAGCAACAGAAACAGAAACAAGAAGAGGAGAGTTGAAAAAGATTCTGATTTGACAAGGATATGATAGTGTTCTCTACTCTACTACTATTACTACCATTGCCAAGCTACCTCCGTTCTCCCCTTTCTCACCAcacatttttccttttttttttgttttgtcaagtaattatttatattattgaaaattacttttttttaataagttaTTGAAATTTAGTTAAAATCAAATACAacttttccttaaaaaaaaaatagtgtaatTATGGGtttgtttaaatattttgatattataaTTATCACATAATCGTATTTAAAGTAACTTATTGTATGCGCGTATAAAAagttattacataaataaaattgagtgtaatttaaagtaattatgaagtttatgtatttttctaattaaataattacacaataattatgtaatttaaagTAAGTGAGATGTTTAAATTACACTCTTTAATTATTATGAGTATattattacaaaatattaccatttttagttaattaacattaataaaccgtataattattaattcatttgctaaacatgaaaataaaaattcatatacaatctaccacttttgtattttaaaataaaataattactagTAATTACCCAATTACTTCAATACAAACCCtagatttcaaaattataaaaatgtcaatgaaattttgtaaaaaaatagctaAATATGATACCTAGTGTAAAAATTCCTAAAATTAACACTATGTGAATTGAGGTTAATCTCTTTATGTAAATCTTATTATTTAGGGGGAATTAGAATTCCTTGTAACTTTTTCTTTGAAGGAATTTgatttaacaaaaaaatctcaaatcaaTGATTTGTGAATAATAATTGAAGACTATCtatgtctttttttttcttttgacaaattttagtttttaatataaataagttaATCATCCTttcatttttaataaaaagaaaatgtgAAATTTAATGCAgcgttaaaaaaaataatggaaataaaaaaagaaaacgaCAGTGAAGAAGTGAAAAGAGAGAGTGAGATGAGAGGGTTTCACAAATTTACTCATCACTTTCACTGAACAACAGACCATAACGCACATTCCTCCTCCAACTCGCTCATTACTCTAAAGGTAATCCTTTGTTTGCTTGCCCAGAAAATCTGCCATTTTTATTTACTACTTATTTCTTAATGctgttttcaattttcaataCCTGAGCTGAGTTAGCACCAACtgtttgattttttcaaaaaaataattatgctATATTTGGTTACTAGAAGATGAAGATTTcaatttcaagttaattaatttGGATTCGAATTAGTATCCACTAATTAGTTGTGTAAGGATTAGGTtatgaatttaaatttaactagtTTTTCCTTTTTGCCCAAAACTACAAAATTACGCATTTAACTGTTCTGTATGAGTATGACTGTTAGTgagatttttttgttttgtttttcaattgtGTTTGAGAGTGACCTGACAAAGTGTGCTGTATATATTTTACTGATGGTTGGTTGCATTGTCTTTATGTGTGCTCTCTCACTTCATATTGGATTGGCAAGTCTCACTCTTGATGGGGTAATTACATTTACATCTTTTATAGCCATTAGACAtgctttattacatatatatgtgtgtataacATACATGAGCACCGGCTTCAGCTTAGGAAATTGACTATTCTGATGCCATGTGAAAGATTTTATCATAGAATTACAGTTGAGTCTTGGAAGTTTATCCTCTCAGAATCCTTTTCCGATCAGATAGATAAACTTCCATATCAAATATCTGACTCATTTCCACAGAAACTGTTTTGACAACTGAAAAAAATACAGCttagtttgaaaattctattgTGATTATGGCACTCTTTGTTTGAGTGGATTTCAGTCATGTCACCATTTTATTACATTTCTTTTAGAGGAAAAGTGATTTTTGGTGTCATGTCACCATTTTATTACATTTCTGTTGCTGATCTTTCATAAAAGAAATGAAACTATTTCAATTGTCTTAAACATGATTGATTGATCTTTCATATTTGTTTGAAGTCATTTTGAGTCATACTAAGTGAAAATTTTTTATCTATGAGAATAGGATACTAGGATATGATTATCTTATTATTGATATCCTTTTAGTCCTGGTAACTCTACAATATTTGAtgggaagagaagaaaagaaaacttTAACATTTTGTTAGTTAGGTAGGCCCAATAAAGAATTAAACCTCCAGACTTAGACCTTATGCAAGTATGTATGGATTGTAAAGGATCACTTGGTTTTATTCCTTATTATCCATCTTCTTCATCAGTACTTTGGTTATCACATGTTGTTGGTGTTGGCTCATCCTACATAAGTTATTTACATGTTATTTGATTTCTCTATTTAgatctttaattattttatttcattattctATCTCTTTGCCCTGTAAGAGTGTGGATTCTTCATTAGATTTATTCGCCTCTTTAAAAACGTCCACAGATTGAGTTCTATGTTCAAATGGCTGCATAAAGTGGGTTTCCATTGGCATTGCATTTACATTGGATATTGCCAAACTTGCTTTATGAATCTGAGCAGCATGGCATACAAGTTTTTTAGTTGTGGAATGGTAGTTGTTTTACCCGTTTTCTGTCGGCAAGTTTAAATGTTAATCTGATCGAGCCTCCTAATTATTAAACCAATGTACACCCATCCATCTAATATAATCATTGAGATCCTTCTTACAATTCTTTTACTTGGAACTACTTGATAATAGGAGGATTAGGCACTTTGGCTAACATTTTGCCTGTATGAATGACTAGTTCTGACTACATTGTATCACTTTGCAGCCTGATATGATATGGTAAAACCCTAGTAAATTTTATGACAAATTAGCGAGTTGAATCAAGTTGAAAGAAAAATGTTATTTTGACATCCTAAGCACATCTTACTAAAGGGCATGGATGCTGTATTAAATTTGACACGCTGATCTGTTATTTGGAATGCAGTAAATGAAGTATTCATCTCTAAAGTCTAAACTAAATTGCTCTAGTTTCATACTTAATGGTGATGTATATGGTTTTCCTTGACTATCAACTACAATTAATCATAGCATATTTAATGTCTTACATTTTGTTGGGTCATATTGATTGGTAAATTTCGTTTTCAAATTGTATTCTTGTTGTAGTTTGCTGTTCCAACCATCGTTCTTGATTTTGCAGACACCAATCTCACTTTTTGGTCTCTAGACAACAAATAGAGGTGGGGAATCTATTATCCTTTCCTTTTTAAGCAAATTGTCTGCTGTGGGCATTCATGaatgaatgacataaaatggtACATTCAGACACAAGTTTAAAGAAACTTGAAAGATCATAGACAATTATTTCCTTCTTTATTGGCTGTCCGAGTTTGCAAAGCCCGTTTGGGGCTAACTTTTCACCTGACTTCCAAAACTACCAATTCATCTACTCTTCAAAAGCTAACTGTCTCTCGAAGTTGGATATGATTCAAGCCTTTGTTATCATTTTACAAGAAAAAGAGTGCCAATGCATCCTCCTTTGACTCACCTCTCAATATGACTGCAGCCCATGTGGCCTTTATGATGCTATCGCCTATCGATACACTGCTTGCGTGTCGTGTTGGTATTTAATCATTAGCTCGGTGATTGATTTAaacttttcattaaatattgtATAATTAGTCTTAGAAGATGCAGATTAATTTGTTTGACATTATGCATTAATGTGAAGTTAAATACATGCCTAACTGTGATAAATTTCGAAGTCATAGGAACTGTTGGAGTACAGTGTGTGGTGAGGCTCAGTTAGGTGGCTATGATTCCTGAGCATTTTTAGCTGTTATATTGTTTATGAGATAGATTTAACTCTGTTAGTAGAACATAGAATCACAGTTAAGCTAGTCAATGTTGGTTCCACTACTTAAGCTGTCTGCTATCTCTGGTATGCCATGTACGTGAGAATCATTTAAGCTTTACACTTTCTGTCTAGCTATCTTTTCATGTCATGCGGTCAAATAATGAAACCAAAATGTAAATTCTTGGATAATCTTATGTGAATGTTGTACAAATAATTTGGTAAAACTCAACAATACATTGgtcccttttttcttttttcttgctGAGTAAGAATTGATCATGGAGTATTTATATGAAACTTCATTTATGCAGGACAAGTAGACAGTACACCCAATGTTTATTTGTGATACTTTCTACTTTGTTATCCTAAAATAAGTGTTTtgttattgtaattttttatcaatttttttcatgatcgtgtacattataattatttagaattatCTCTAAATTTTCGGATGGTTTAGAATAGTATTCTATATCTACCTCTATTTTTATACTGATGTTTACTTATTTTTTGGCTGAGGTGTATTTAAAAAATTGGGTTCTTCCTAATGTGTTATCAATATGACATCTTTCCACGTTGTTAGCTTTCAATCAACAAGATTTTTGTGAAAGTAACTTATAATTTTGTACTCATCTTTCAACACCCCTAAAATAAAGTAtccttttttctcttttcttgtaGACTTTCCTCATTTTCTCATAGCTTTTCTTTCAACACATCACCCCCCATATCTTTTTTCCTATCCTTAATTTATCAAAATTTCACAACCTTCCACTAATTTGTccctatatatacacatatataaaaataataatatctttATATTTCTCAAAGCTTGTTTCACAAGAAACCTGAAAAGacttaaaaataacaaagaaagaaagaaagcctCTTTTTTGTggatttctgggtttctcttTTTGCTTTCTCGTTAATGGAGaaatgagagagagaaaaaaaaaagttatagtGCATAAATGATGGAGAGAACAATACAAAAGAAaccttaaattaattaatactatatttttctttatcaaaaaaaaagattaatactatatttttcttattctttttttgGTCTGTACTACTAATCATGTGATAGTTTCATATCATCTACCATTCCTAACAACCATGCAAGAAAATTGTATAAAGaacacatatgtatatataataaaagtgAATAATATACTGATGATTTGAATTGCAGATAAATTTAATCATTACCCATATGGCACCAAAACTTTTAATTATGGATGCTGTTggcaaatgataatgttgatGAATTTTTAGAATATCTCAACAACAATTTAACTATAATCAAGGTTTCTCTTATGGAGTTTAATTTTAAGGGAGGTGAAGGTCAATGGTTAGTTGATGGAAGAGAATGTGAAGTAAGTAAATTTTTCAAGCTCAACATTATgacttcatttttattttcttcttgtagtgGGGTCTCTCTGTTAGGCaagaataatcaaatattttccACCATTTTCTGAATATGCTTGCcacccaaaataatattttttattttttttttcttttggaaaACTTTAACTAGAGAAAGTCACTCAATGCTTACTCTTGTTCTATctcaaaagattttttttttttttttaattgggttCAATCTGAGAAATTGTAATAAATGTTTGATAAATTCTGGTTGAGCTGTTTCATCATTACATCAAACTATAGTAATACTCTACTCATATAGTCATTTTTTGTGTGAAGACTGAAGagcacatttttttttcattggaaGTTTATGTCACAtccaattaaataaaattgaattaatttttcTGAGAACATCTTGACCCCAAAAAAGAAATGGTGTGTTCCTATTGTGGTGGTGCTGTTgagaaatttaatatttgttattatattgTCTGCAAGTCTAAGCTAACAGGATTATGCATTTGACTTATCCCAtgttagtaaatatataaatatattgttttaaattttaaatatgatATAATATTGAATGTGTATGTATAGATGAATGAATGCTTGGAAGCAAATACATTAATTGCATTCACTTCTTTC is a window from the Cannabis sativa cultivar Pink pepper isolate KNU-18-1 chromosome 1, ASM2916894v1, whole genome shotgun sequence genome containing:
- the LOC133038886 gene encoding pentatricopeptide repeat-containing protein At4g21065-like, which gives rise to MPLSSISKLRRASLSSESQFADSSLINLTPTISTVHHHRQNDNVKLHEGQQFHRSPASYYASLLQSCVARKAINPGKQLHARLFQMGIGFNTYLATKLVNLYCVCESVRDAHQLFDKIPKRNNLFLWNVLIRGYAWNGPYEMAVSLYHQMFEYGLIPDRYTFPFVLKACSALSAIEEGRKIHDRVIHSNCEKDVFVGAALIDMYAKCGCPGNARQVFDMIEARDVVLWNSMLAAYSQNGQPDEALALCSQMALTGLKPTEATLVTVVSASADIADLLVGKELHGFGWRHGFESNDKVKTSLVDMYAKSGLVKVARTLFEQLGEKKRVVSWNAMITGYAMHGYAAESLDLFEKMRREVVPDHITFVGVLGACSHGGLLDEGWRFFNLMVREYHIEPTVQHYTCMVDLLGHCGQFDKAYNLIMEMKVVPDSGVWGALLNSCKIHGNIELAELAVEKLVELEPNDAGNYVILSNMYAQAGNWEGVARLRKLMIDNGIKKSTACSWIEVKNKVHAFLSGDTSHPNSDAVYKELKRLEGLMAEAGYVASTGSVFHDVEDDEKTSMVCSHSERLAIAFGLISTQFGTRLLITKNLRVCEDCHVAIKFISKITKRELIIRDVNRYHHFKDGLCSCGDYW
- the LOC115707842 gene encoding protein CURVATURE THYLAKOID 1C, chloroplastic, with the protein product MASIVASLPPPLLIKTSKTLLTAFSKLPLSSFQVRQNRGSVAVKAAGDNSESSTSLTVNKSVQNLWANSEDRPALFGLGFAAIAALWTSINLVSAIDKLPVIPSVFEVVGILFSSWFIYRYLLFKPDREELFQIVDKTVSDILGK